In the genome of Candidatus Methylomirabilota bacterium, the window GATGGAACTCCACCGGGGCCAGGCTCAGGCAGAGCTTGGCGCCTTAGGTTAGGCCTTTGCCCTCGCGCTTTCTCTCTATGCTCACCGGACCGACCTTGAGGGCGTATCGGCTCGCGAGGAGCTCCAGCTCGAGCCTGACCGCTTCCGCCTCGAGCCGACCGAGCTCGGCGGAGATCTCGAATCCGACCACGGCTCGGCTCCGGTGCCGTCGATGCCGCTCGCGCGGTCCCCTGGCCTGGCCTGCCATGCCCTGCCTATCTTCCGCGGCCCTTCTTGCGCTTCTTCGCCGTCGCCCCGGCCCTGCGCGGCTTAGGATGGTAGCGAATCGAGACCACCCTGGCCCGGATGCCTTTATGCTTCTTGAGGAACGCGACCATGTCCTTCTTGAAACGCTCCCATTGCCTCGGCGACGTCGGACCATGCACCACCATCTGCAACGTTTGCATCTCACCCACTCCCAAATGTTGAGCCATCACAGCTCTCCTCATCCCCGAAGGGATCGGCGGTGCGCAGCAGTCCCTACCCTCTCGCGTCCTCAATGCCCTCGAACACGTCCACACCTCTGAAGATCTCCGCCGGCGTGTCGAGATCTCGCGCCATGTAGTAGCCCTCCGTCGCGTCGTAGGGATCGGCAATGTCCACCCGCTCGCCGAGCGCCAGACGCACGTGGGTCAAGGCCATGTTGTGCTTCCCCGCGAGGTCGAAAATGGGAGTGCCCGATAGCATGCGGCCGACATTGATCTCGGTCACGCAGGGCTCGCCGTCCGTGTTCTCCTTGAGGTCGACGCTGAAGGCGCCGGAGGCATCGGGGTCGACGGCACGGACGGCCGCCGCGCTGACCTCCGCGACCCGGGGCTCGCGCACGGTCTTGTGCACTCCACCCACGGAGGAGACGCCGCTCGGCGTGTGGCCGCCCCCGAAGTATGAGAGCCGCTCGGTGGTCTTGATGAGGACGAGCGAGCCGTCCATCCAGAGACTCTGGCAAGCGTAGTCCCGCCCGGGAAGGTACTCCGACAGGGTGAAGGCATCATGCGGCACTCCGCGCATCTCCTGCCAGTAGCGAATCCAGCCGCGGGCGTGCTCGGAAGTTCTCACCGGGGTTGCCGCCACGGACCCGGCACCCTTGCGAATGCGGCACCACACGATCGAGTGGAGAGCCAGCTTCTCGAATGCTTCCTCGACGGTGGCTAAGCTCTCGACGGGGACGGTGGCCGGGACGGGCACGCCCCGAGAGGCCAGGCGGCAGGTCAGCGAGTACTTGTCCTGACAGAGATCGATCACCCTGTCCGCGGGAAGGAAAACGTGGCAGGGCAGCTCGTGGCGCAGTCGGGAGATCGTCTTGACGTCCTCGTCCGTGTTCGGGATCACGAGATCGACCCGGGCCTTGGCGACGACGCGGCGGAGACTCGAGGCAAACCCACGCTCGTCCGGTCGACACACAAGATAGTTGCGATCGGCCGTGGATTTTCTCAAGGAGAACACGTCGTGGTGACAGCCGACCACGACGAGGGAGCGATCTCCAGCCTTGAGACTGCGGATGAGATTGTTGGTCGCGCCCGTGCCGGCCCGGAGAACAAGGACGGTCCGCCTGGCCCGTTTTGGCCGACTCCTCCGCTTGCTCGTACCCTCGGGCACGGCGGGAGTCTAGTGGATGGAGAAAGAGCGTGTCAAGCCGCCGGCGTATGACGCCATGTCTCTCTCGACCCGTGTGGACCCGCGCCCGCCAGAACGCGATGCTATACTGCCGCGGCATGTCCGGCCTCGAGTCCGACGGATCACCGCTTCCGCCCGAGCCTGCGCCCGGAGCGCCCCGCCCGTTCTTCCATCCAAAGCTCACCTGGCTCAACACGGCCCTCGTTCTGCTCATCACCGGCTATCTCCTGCACCTCAGCGGCGGCGGGCCCCTGGAGCACCTCCGCTCGCCGGAGGACTCTCTCGAGCGCCTGACGGAGCGAGAGATGGACGCGAGGGCGGCGCTGGCCCGCGCAACCCCTTTCGAACGCCGCCTCTACGCCGCGCTGTCGAGCGGTGACGAAGGGCTCGAGGACTGGATTCGCTGGCACGACGAGCTGGCCCAGCGGGTGGACTCTCCCGAAGTCGAGCTCGAGCGCTTCGTCCTGCTCGGCGAGGCCAAGCAGACCGACGCGCTCCGTGAGGGAATCGAACACTGGGAGCGCTCGGGTGACGAGGTCGCGCGCATGAAGGAATGGCTCGCCGCCGCCTATCTCGTCCCGGCCATCGACCGATCGACCGCGCGGGCCCTCATGGCCGAGGTGCGGGACACCCTCCCCGCGGGCTGGTTCGCCGACACCCTGGTGGCGCGTATCGCCCAGCGCGCGGGAGACGCGGTGGCGCGAGCGCAGGCGGAGTCGGCCACGGTGACGCGAGGGACCGCTCTCCTGCGGCGGTGGCTCGTGCTCGAAGCGGGCGGGCTCGTGCTCGTCGTGGCCGGGCTCGCGGGGCTCACGGCCATGCTCGTCACGCGCGTGGACCTGCGCATCGCGAATGCGCGCATGCCGGCAGACTTCTCGCTCCTCGAGGGCTACGGTCTCTTCATCCGTGGCGCCCTGGGCTTCCTTCTCGCGGGCATCGTGCTGGGCATCACCATCCCTCCGGACAGCGGGCTCGAAGTCGTGACGGGGCCGGCGACGGCCGCGCCGATCGTGCTCCTCACCCTCTGGTACGTGCGCTCGCGCGGGCTCGCGCTCACGGAGGCCCTCGGCCTGCGGCCGGCGGTCCACGACCTGCCCAAGCTCGCCTGGGTCAGCTTCACCCTCGTCGGCGTGGCCATCGCGGGGGAGGCCGCGGCAACCTTCGCCCTGGACGCGCTCCACCTGAGCGCCCACTGGGCCGACGGCCTCCAGGAAAACCTCATCTGGGGCTCATGGGGCATGGTGGCGAGAGAAACGGTGGACAGCGTATTCTGGGCCCCCCTCGCGGAGGAGATCGGATTTCGCGGCGTGCTCTACCCGGCCCTCCGCACGCGGTGGGGCGCGGGGGCGGCGGCCGCGATGACGGCGGCGGTCTTCGCCGCCGCCCACGGCTACGGGGTAGCGGGTTTCGCGGCCGTCTTCTGGAGCGGCATCCTGTGGGCGTGGGCCTACGAGCGGACAGGAAGCATTCTGCCGAGCCTGGCCGCCCACGCCTTCAGCAATGCGGCGGCCACCGCCGGAGTGGTTCTCCTCCTCCGCCTCTAGCCCTTCAGCGAAGCTACGAAGGCGGCGATACCTGCCTCGCCCACCTGGGTATCCTGCTCGCCCGTGCCTCCGCTGATCCCCACGCCGCCGACGACATCACCTTCGACCTCGATGGGGAAGCCGCCCACGAAGATGGCGAACTTGCCGGGGTGCATGGCGTGGATGCCGAAGGCCTCGTTCCCGGGCAGGGCGGGACCGGATGGCGGCGCGTTGAACTTGTGGGTGGCGCGACGGTGTCCGGCCGCGGTGAAAGCCTTGGCCATGGCAATCTCGACGCCCGTGATGCGGGCCCCCGTCATCCGGTGCAGCGCGATGGGATGCCCCCCGTCGTCACAGACGCAGATCGTCTCCGTCACCCCGATGACCTTGGCCTTGGCTTCGGCCGCCTCCAGAATGATGCGCGCGTCCTCGAGCGTCAGCCGCTTGACCGTGATCATCCGTGCCGTCCCTCGTGGGCGCGGTTCATGGCAGGTCCACCCAGATTTCGCCCGACTCGACCCGGACGGGATAGGTGGCAATCGCGGTCCCGCGGGCCGGCAACAGGCACTGCCCCGAGCGCACGTCGTACATCCACCCGTGCCAGGGACAGGTCAGCCTCGTCCCCTTGAGCACCCCCTCGCCGAGCGGACCGCCTTGGTGCGAACACGTGCTGCCGCAGGCGTAGACCTGGTCGCCCACACGCGCGAGCACCACCGAGTTTCCCCCTACCTCCACGAGCTTGCAGCCGCCCGCCGGGAGATCGGTGAGCGCGGCGGCGTGATGCTCGGCCACGCCGCTCCTGCCTAGAGGTCTTCCTTCAGCACGTAGGCGCGGTGCAGGCCGCTCATGTACTGCCAGCGCATCTCCGTGGCCTGGCGCACCTGCTCGACGGCTTCGGCCTGCTTCTCCGGCGTGGTGCTGTGACCCTCGACGATCTGATAGCCACGCTCGCCGTGCACCTCGTCGGCCTCGATGTGGATCGCGAAGAACTCGACCTCGTGGTCGCTGAACCCGTAGTGCGTCTTCAGGGGCGGCAGGTTGCGCTGGTAGATGCCGGGTACCTGGGACTCGAGCCCGACGAGCAGGCCGGCGGCGGCGATGTGGAAGGGCCGCTGGGAGGTCTCGTAGCACCAGGCGGTGAGGGCCCGGGTCGTGGGCAGCTGCGTGGCCGTCTCCACCTGCGTGCGGCTGACCCCGCAGGCCTCGGCGAAGCGGATCAGGAGATCGACGTGCTTCACGCCTGATTCTTCTTCCACGATGTTCTCGAGCAGGAAGTCGCGGGCATCCGAGTCCGGACACTCGGCGTAGACGGCCGCGCACCACCGCGCGAACTGCGAGACGTACTGGTAGTGCTGGCACGCCCACGCGCCAAGCTGCGCGCGCGACAGCTCGCCCTTCACCCATTTCTCCGTGAAGGGGTTCATCCGGCTGTGCTTCGCGGCCACGGCGCCTTCCAGGCGCTGGCGGAAGGGACTCTTGCTCTCGCTCATGGTGGCCTCCTGTGGGTTAGGCGCGCGCGTCGTCGTAGAGATGACAGGCGACCGTCACGTTCGCCGCAGATTGGAGCTTCGGCTCCTCCTCAGAGCAGCGCGCCATGACCTTGGGACAGCGCGGGTGGAAGCGGCAGCCGGAGGGCGGATTGAGCGGGCTCGGGACCTCGCCGGCGAGCACGTCCTCCTCGCGCGCTTCGTCGGGGTGCGCGGGCAGGGCCGCCGCGAAGAGGGCCTGCGTGTACGGATGCGCGGGGCGCGCCGCGACATCCGCCGCCGCTCCGATTTCGACGATACGCCCCAGGTACATCACGGCGATCGTGTGACTCATGTGCGCCACCGCGGCCAGGTCGTGGGCGATGAAGAGGTAGGCGAGGCCAAGGTCTCGCTGGAGATCCCGCAGCAGGTTCAGGATCTGGGCGCGGATGGAGACATCGAGGGCCGAGACCGGCTCGTCGAGGATCACCAGCCGGGGCGAGAGGGCGAGCGCGCGCGCGATGGCGATGCGCTGGCGCTGGCCGCCCGAGAACTCGTGCGGAAAGAGCTCGCTGGACCGCGCGGGAAGGCCGACCACGTCGAGCAGTCGCGCGATGCGTGCGGCGATCTCCGGCTTCTCCAGACGCTCGTGGGTGATGAGGGGCTCGGCGATGATGGCCCCCACGCGCATGCGCGGGCTGAGGGAGGCAAAGGGATCCTGGAAGACGGCCTGGACGCTCCGGCGATAGCGATGGAGGCCCTCGCCGTTCAGCGTGGTCACGTCCGTTCCGTCGAAGAGAAGCTCGCCGGCCGTCGGCTCCTCGAGCCGCAGGAGGAGCTTGGCCGTGGTGGTCTTTCCGCAGCCGCTCTCCCCCACGATCCCCAGCGTTCGCCCGGGCTCGATCGCGAACGAGATGCCGTCGACCGCGCGCACCGCGCCGCCGCCGCGACCGAAGAGCCCGCGACCAACCGGGAAGAGCTTGGTCAGGCCGCGGGCCTCGAGGAGTGCCGTCATGGGGGCGAGGGGCTTCCTTTAATTAGGGCTAGATAGGGCGTTCGGAGGCCAGCCAGCACCGTGCGTGATGCGCGACGGCAACCCGGACTTCCGGGGGAGCCTCGGCGCGACACCGCTCCACGACCAGCGGGCAGCGGGGGTGAAAGGCGCAGCCAGGGGGGAGGGCGGCGGGATCGGGCGGTTGCCCGCCTATGGCCGTGAGCCGCGCCGTGGGGTCACCCAGGCGCGGAATGGACTCGATGAGCGCCCGCGTGTAGGGATGCGCGGGGGCGTCGAAGATGCGGCGCACGGGGCCGAACTCGACGAGACGGCCAGCATACATGACGGCCACGTCATCGCACATCTTGGCCACGATGCCGAGGTTGTGGGTGATGAAGATCAAGGCGAGGTCGCGCTCGCGCTGGATCTCGCGCAGCAGCTGCAGGTACTGGGCCTGGATGGTCAGGTCCAGGCTCGTGGTGGGCTCGTCGGCGATGAGGAGCTTGGGCTCGCAGGAGATGGCGATGGCGCCCACCACACGCTGGCGCATCCCGCCCGACATCTCGTGCGGGTATTCGCCCACCCGCCGTTCGGGCACCGCGATGCGGACGGCCGCGAGCAGGTCGCGCGCGCGCGTCCACGCCCCGCGCCTCGGCATCTGCTCGTGCGCGCGCAAGGTCTCGGCGATCTGGTCGCCCACGGTGAAGAGCGGGTTCAGCGAGGCCATGGGGTCCTGGAGGATCATGGCCATCCGCTTGCCGCGAATCGCGCGCATCTCGCTGTCGCTCTTCGTGAAGATGTCCTCGCCCTCGAAGCGCACCGACCCCCCGGCGATCCGCGCTCCCGGGGGCAGGAGACGCATGAGGGTCAGGGCCAGCGTGGTCTTGCCCGACCCCGATTCCCCCACGATGCCGAGCGTGCGCCCGGCCTCGAGCGAGAACGACACGTCCTCGACGGCCCGGGTGACGCGCGTGCCGCGCGCGGCGACATAGTGGGTCGACAGACCAGAGACTTCGAGGAGCGTGGTCACAGCTGGCGGAGCTGGGGGTCGAGCTTGACGCGGAGCCAGTCGCCCAGGAGATTGGCCGAAAGCACCATGAACATGATGCAGAGGCCGGGGAGCACGGTCAGCCACCAGTAGCCCGCCATGAGGCCCTTCTTGCCGTCGGCGAGCATGAGTCCCCAGGCGGGCTTGGGCGGCGGGACGCCCACCCCCAGGAAGGACAGCGAGGCCTCGGTGACGATGACCACCCCCAGCATGAGCGTGCCCAGCACGATGGCGGAGTTCAGCACATTGGGCAGGATGTGGCGCCGCATGATCGTCCACTTCGAGCAGCCCGCGACCACGGCCAGCCGCACAAAGTCGCGCTCCCGCAACGAGAGCACCTCACCGCGGATGACGCGCGCGTACCGTGTCCAGTACACCGCGCTCAAGATGATGACGATATTCATCACGCTTGGGCCGTAAATGGCCGCCAGGAAGATGGCGAAGGTCAGACCGGGCACGGCCAGCCACGTGTCGGTGAGACGCATGATGACCTGATCCAGCCAGCCACCCAGGTAGCCCGCGAGGATGCCGAGCGTGGTGCCGATAGCCCCCGCGACGATGACGGCGAGGAAGCCCACCACGATCGATACCCGCGCGCCGAAGATCAGCCGGGAGAGGACGTCGCGGCCCACATGGTCAGTGCCGAGCAGATGGGCCCGGCTGCCGCCGTCGACCCAGGCGGGCGGCTTGAACCGGTCGGTGAGCGTGCCCACCTCCGGGTCCGAGGGCGCGAGCACATCGGCGAAGATCGCGGTCAGGATCAGAATGCCAAGGATGGCGATCGGGAGCACCGGCAGGTTGCCGCTCCGGAGCCCGGACCAGCGGCCCGGCAGGGGGAGCACCTCTGCCTGAACAGTGGGAAGAACGCGGCTATCGCTCATAACGGATCCTCGGATCGATGACGGCGTAGAGCACGTCAATGATCAGGTTGACGGCCACGATCATGATGCCGCTGAGCAGCACGGTGGCCTGCACCACGGGAAAGTCGCGGAAGGTTATCCCTTCAAAGAGAAGGCGACCTATGCCCGG includes:
- a CDS encoding CPBP family glutamic-type intramembrane protease produces the protein MLYCRGMSGLESDGSPLPPEPAPGAPRPFFHPKLTWLNTALVLLITGYLLHLSGGGPLEHLRSPEDSLERLTEREMDARAALARATPFERRLYAALSSGDEGLEDWIRWHDELAQRVDSPEVELERFVLLGEAKQTDALREGIEHWERSGDEVARMKEWLAAAYLVPAIDRSTARALMAEVRDTLPAGWFADTLVARIAQRAGDAVARAQAESATVTRGTALLRRWLVLEAGGLVLVVAGLAGLTAMLVTRVDLRIANARMPADFSLLEGYGLFIRGALGFLLAGIVLGITIPPDSGLEVVTGPATAAPIVLLTLWYVRSRGLALTEALGLRPAVHDLPKLAWVSFTLVGVAIAGEAAATFALDALHLSAHWADGLQENLIWGSWGMVARETVDSVFWAPLAEEIGFRGVLYPALRTRWGAGAAAAMTAAVFAAAHGYGVAGFAAVFWSGILWAWAYERTGSILPSLAAHAFSNAAATAGVVLLLRL
- a CDS encoding heme-binding protein → MITVKRLTLEDARIILEAAEAKAKVIGVTETICVCDDGGHPIALHRMTGARITGVEIAMAKAFTAAGHRRATHKFNAPPSGPALPGNEAFGIHAMHPGKFAIFVGGFPIEVEGDVVGGVGISGGTGEQDTQVGEAGIAAFVASLKG
- a CDS encoding Rieske (2Fe-2S) protein, which encodes MAEHHAAALTDLPAGGCKLVEVGGNSVVLARVGDQVYACGSTCSHQGGPLGEGVLKGTRLTCPWHGWMYDVRSGQCLLPARGTAIATYPVRVESGEIWVDLP
- a CDS encoding iron-containing redox enzyme family protein, which translates into the protein MSESKSPFRQRLEGAVAAKHSRMNPFTEKWVKGELSRAQLGAWACQHYQYVSQFARWCAAVYAECPDSDARDFLLENIVEEESGVKHVDLLIRFAEACGVSRTQVETATQLPTTRALTAWCYETSQRPFHIAAAGLLVGLESQVPGIYQRNLPPLKTHYGFSDHEVEFFAIHIEADEVHGERGYQIVEGHSTTPEKQAEAVEQVRQATEMRWQYMSGLHRAYVLKEDL
- a CDS encoding dipeptide ABC transporter ATP-binding protein, producing MTALLEARGLTKLFPVGRGLFGRGGGAVRAVDGISFAIEPGRTLGIVGESGCGKTTTAKLLLRLEEPTAGELLFDGTDVTTLNGEGLHRYRRSVQAVFQDPFASLSPRMRVGAIIAEPLITHERLEKPEIAARIARLLDVVGLPARSSELFPHEFSGGQRQRIAIARALALSPRLVILDEPVSALDVSIRAQILNLLRDLQRDLGLAYLFIAHDLAAVAHMSHTIAVMYLGRIVEIGAAADVAARPAHPYTQALFAAALPAHPDEAREEDVLAGEVPSPLNPPSGCRFHPRCPKVMARCSEEEPKLQSAANVTVACHLYDDARA
- a CDS encoding ABC transporter ATP-binding protein, yielding MTTLLEVSGLSTHYVAARGTRVTRAVEDVSFSLEAGRTLGIVGESGSGKTTLALTLMRLLPPGARIAGGSVRFEGEDIFTKSDSEMRAIRGKRMAMILQDPMASLNPLFTVGDQIAETLRAHEQMPRRGAWTRARDLLAAVRIAVPERRVGEYPHEMSGGMRQRVVGAIAISCEPKLLIADEPTTSLDLTIQAQYLQLLREIQRERDLALIFITHNLGIVAKMCDDVAVMYAGRLVEFGPVRRIFDAPAHPYTRALIESIPRLGDPTARLTAIGGQPPDPAALPPGCAFHPRCPLVVERCRAEAPPEVRVAVAHHARCWLASERPI
- a CDS encoding ABC transporter permease; its protein translation is MSDSRVLPTVQAEVLPLPGRWSGLRSGNLPVLPIAILGILILTAIFADVLAPSDPEVGTLTDRFKPPAWVDGGSRAHLLGTDHVGRDVLSRLIFGARVSIVVGFLAVIVAGAIGTTLGILAGYLGGWLDQVIMRLTDTWLAVPGLTFAIFLAAIYGPSVMNIVIILSAVYWTRYARVIRGEVLSLRERDFVRLAVVAGCSKWTIMRRHILPNVLNSAIVLGTLMLGVVIVTEASLSFLGVGVPPPKPAWGLMLADGKKGLMAGYWWLTVLPGLCIMFMVLSANLLGDWLRVKLDPQLRQL